In Mustela nigripes isolate SB6536 chromosome 2, MUSNIG.SB6536, whole genome shotgun sequence, a single window of DNA contains:
- the TSPAN16 gene encoding LOW QUALITY PROTEIN: tetraspanin-16 (The sequence of the model RefSeq protein was modified relative to this genomic sequence to represent the inferred CDS: inserted 3 bases in 2 codons; deleted 1 base in 1 codon): MDEMHTLYSSLKRLLSFFNDFRVMSGLILIDGLGIYVKFREAVLARVLGLSSAYLLNTGCLCPSVGCLTVLLGFVGWYGATRENRGTLLFCLLSTVTILIVEIIVVAVVLALFHIVQEMALEHIFATLRKNXRGYDEPDDCSTEWDLVTEKVSSIHIPSVLSCGSACGEKKYTDLSVFSFEMTTVGYSCPRSHGRSIRTTACDGRNVSTDITHQETIIKTQSFNLSGGSLEAAVIQLPGIXATLLLFIKRG; the protein is encoded by the exons ATGGATGAAATGCACACTCTGTATTCTTCCCTGAAGAGACTGTTATCTTTCTTCAATGACTTCAGAGTT ATGTCTGGCTTGATCCTCATAGATGGCCTGGGCATCTATGTCAAATTCAGAGAGGCTGTCCTGGCAAGGGTCCTTGGGTTATCCTCTGCATATCTCCTTAACACTGGCTGTCTGTGCCCGTCAGTGGGCTGCCTCACGGTGCTTCTTGGCTTTGTTGGGTGGTATGGAGCAACCAGAGAAAATAGGGGCACTCTTTTGTTT TGTCTCCTGTCCACAGTTACCATTCTCATTGTTGAAATCATAGTTGTCGCCGTGGTCCTTGCCCTATTCCACATT GTTCAAGAAATGGCCTTGGAGCACATCTTCGCGACCCTGAGGAAGAA TAGAGGTTACGATGAGCCAGATGACTGTTCCACAGAATGGGACTTGGTCACGGAGAAGGTGAGCTCCATCCACATCCCGAGTGTGTTATCATG TGGAAGTGCCTGTGGGGAGAAGAAATACACAGATCTTTCCGTCTTCTCCTTTGAAATGACAACT GTTGGTTACTCCTGCCCCAGGAGCCATGGTAGATCCATTAGGACCACAGCCTGTGACGGACGCAACGTGTCCACGGACATCACCCACCAGGAG ACAATAATCAAGACTCAGAGCTTCAACTTGAGTGGTGGCTCACTGGAGGCAGCGGTGATACAG cTGCCAGGAA CAGCCACTTTGCTACTATTTATCAAACGAGGCTGA